In a genomic window of Streptomyces roseoviridis:
- a CDS encoding bifunctional DNA primase/polymerase has product MGDGIGRYRGTESKLAQWLRRRPKRTAADIENDREKALLAVAAAGMPLAPAAYPVGYRCSCERIGCPTPARHPVSFAWQTQSTTDRAQIERWARNQPEANFITATGMVHDVLDVPLAAGRAALERLLGEGVEVGPVAVSGVSEDRPGEGRMLFFTATRGTPEDEDEWWPCELDCHPETMDEHPGLRWHCRGSYVLVPPSRLPGDEGAQPVLAWLRGPEHALPEPLSLLEALTDACARHAAEQAEHGEPADHGVAWPLSR; this is encoded by the coding sequence ATGGGCGACGGCATCGGCCGCTACCGCGGCACGGAGAGCAAACTCGCACAATGGCTGCGCAGGCGCCCCAAGCGGACCGCGGCCGACATCGAGAACGACCGCGAGAAGGCGCTCCTGGCCGTCGCCGCCGCGGGGATGCCCCTCGCCCCCGCCGCGTACCCGGTCGGCTACCGCTGCTCCTGCGAGCGGATCGGCTGCCCCACGCCCGCCCGCCACCCCGTCTCCTTCGCCTGGCAGACCCAGTCGACCACCGACCGCGCCCAGATCGAGCGCTGGGCCCGCAACCAGCCCGAGGCCAACTTCATCACCGCCACCGGCATGGTCCACGACGTCCTCGACGTCCCCCTCGCCGCCGGCCGCGCCGCCCTGGAACGGCTGCTCGGCGAGGGCGTCGAGGTCGGACCGGTGGCCGTGTCCGGCGTGTCGGAGGACCGGCCCGGCGAGGGCCGCATGCTCTTCTTCACCGCCACCCGGGGCACGCCCGAGGACGAGGACGAGTGGTGGCCCTGCGAGCTGGACTGCCATCCCGAGACCATGGACGAGCATCCGGGCCTGCGCTGGCACTGCCGCGGCAGCTACGTCCTCGTACCGCCGTCCCGCCTCCCGGGCGACGAGGGCGCGCAGCCGGTCCTCGCCTGGCTCCGCGGCCCCGAGCACGCCCTGCCCGAGCCGCTGAGCCTCCTGGAGGCCCTCACCGACGCCTGCGCCCGGCACGCGGCCGAGCAGGCGGAGCACGGCGAGCCCGCGGACCACGGGGTGGCCTGGCCGCTGAGCCGCTGA
- the map gene encoding type I methionyl aminopeptidase, with translation MSGQSLLVPGELSPHRSVPGSIRRPEYVGKPAPTPYSGPEVQDSDTIERMRIAGRIAARAMEEAAKHIAPGVTTDELDRVAHEYMCDHGAYPSTLGYRGFPKSLCSSVNEVICHGIPDSTVLKDGDIVNLDVTAYIHGVHGDNNATYLCGDVDEESRLLVERTRESLNRAIKAVKPGRQVNIIGRVIESYAKRFGYGVVRDFTGHGINSSFHSGLIIPHYDSPHHTTVMQPGMTFTIEPMLTLGTHEYDMWDDGWTVVTKDRKRTAQFEHTLVVTETGAEILTLP, from the coding sequence ATGTCTGGCCAGTCGCTTCTCGTACCGGGGGAGCTCTCCCCCCACCGTTCCGTTCCGGGGTCCATCCGCCGCCCCGAGTACGTCGGAAAGCCCGCTCCCACGCCGTACTCCGGCCCCGAGGTGCAGGACTCCGACACCATCGAGCGGATGCGGATCGCCGGCCGCATCGCCGCGCGGGCGATGGAGGAGGCCGCCAAGCACATCGCGCCGGGTGTCACCACGGACGAGCTGGACCGGGTCGCCCACGAGTACATGTGCGACCACGGGGCCTACCCGTCCACGCTCGGCTACCGGGGCTTCCCGAAGTCGCTGTGCTCCTCGGTCAACGAGGTCATCTGCCACGGCATCCCCGACTCGACCGTCCTGAAGGACGGCGACATCGTGAACCTGGACGTCACGGCGTACATCCACGGCGTCCACGGCGACAACAACGCCACCTACCTCTGCGGCGACGTCGACGAGGAGTCCCGGCTGCTCGTCGAGCGGACGCGGGAGTCCCTGAACCGGGCGATCAAGGCGGTCAAGCCGGGCCGCCAGGTCAACATCATCGGCCGGGTCATCGAGTCGTACGCCAAGCGCTTCGGCTACGGCGTCGTGCGGGACTTCACGGGGCACGGCATCAACTCGTCCTTCCACTCCGGGCTGATCATTCCCCACTACGACTCCCCGCACCACACCACGGTGATGCAGCCGGGCATGACCTTCACGATCGAGCCGATGCTGACGCTCGGCACGCACGAGTACGACATGTGGGACGACGGCTGGACCGTGGTGACCAAGGACCGCAAGCGGACCGCCCAGTTCGAGCACACGCTCGTGGTGACGGAGACCGGGGCCGAGATCCTCACGTTGCCCTGA
- the ddaH gene encoding dimethylargininase encodes MRTTPREASPRRYLMCPPTHFEVTYSINPWMDPTKPVDLPLALAQWEDLRDRYRALGHTVELLDPVPGLPDMVFAANGATVVDGRVLGARFAHPERTGEAAAHLAWFRRNGYAETDVRVPEHVNEGEGDFAVTSSWILAGRGFRSSPLSHDEAQEFFGRPVIGLELVDPRYYHLDTALCVLDDARDEVMYFPDAFSPGSRAVLERLFPDALLVPAEDAAVLGLNAVSDGRHVLLPQTAVGLYEPLRKRGFEPIGMDLSELLKGGGSVKCCTQELRP; translated from the coding sequence TTGCGCACCACTCCGCGCGAGGCCTCGCCCCGCCGTTATCTGATGTGCCCACCCACGCACTTCGAGGTGACGTACTCCATCAACCCCTGGATGGACCCCACGAAGCCGGTCGACCTGCCGCTCGCCCTCGCCCAGTGGGAGGACCTGCGCGACCGCTACCGCGCGCTCGGCCACACCGTCGAACTGCTCGACCCGGTCCCCGGCCTGCCGGACATGGTCTTCGCCGCGAACGGCGCGACCGTGGTGGACGGCCGGGTGCTCGGCGCCCGGTTCGCCCACCCGGAGCGGACGGGCGAGGCGGCCGCCCATCTGGCCTGGTTCCGCCGGAACGGTTACGCGGAGACCGACGTGCGGGTGCCCGAGCACGTCAACGAGGGCGAGGGCGACTTCGCCGTGACGTCGTCCTGGATCCTGGCCGGCCGCGGCTTCCGCTCCAGCCCGCTCTCGCACGACGAGGCCCAGGAGTTCTTCGGGCGGCCGGTGATCGGCCTGGAGCTGGTGGACCCGCGCTACTACCACCTGGACACGGCCCTGTGCGTCCTGGACGACGCCCGCGACGAGGTCATGTACTTCCCGGACGCCTTCTCCCCCGGCAGCCGCGCCGTCCTGGAGCGGCTCTTCCCCGACGCCCTGCTCGTCCCGGCCGAGGACGCCGCCGTGCTGGGCCTGAACGCGGTGAGCGACGGCCGGCACGTGCTGCTCCCGCAGACGGCGGTGGGCCTGTACGAGCCGCTGCGCAAGCGCGGTTTCGAGCCCATCGGGATGGACCTGAGCGAGTTGCTGAAGGGCGGCGGCAGCGTGAAGTGCTGCACGCAGGAGCTGCGGCCCTAA
- a CDS encoding PhzF family phenazine biosynthesis protein gives MNTTVTDIDVLRVFCAGDGRHGNALGVVRDGRTHPDEAARQALAKELGFSETVFVDDPERGTVDIYTPGLRLPFAGHPLVGAAWLLDLEVVCPPVGEVWVRGDGEFTWIEARAEWAPPRTLRQYASAAEVEALEVPEPGEWVYAWAWEEEAAGRVRARAFPGRGDGIDEDEATGAAALLLTAQLGRALNITQGRGSQLLTAPGPDGIVELGGRVRLERTLAL, from the coding sequence ATGAACACGACGGTCACTGACATCGACGTCCTGCGGGTCTTCTGCGCCGGCGACGGCCGGCACGGCAACGCCCTCGGTGTCGTACGCGACGGGCGGACGCACCCGGACGAGGCCGCCCGGCAGGCGCTCGCCAAGGAACTCGGCTTCAGCGAGACCGTGTTCGTGGACGACCCGGAACGCGGGACCGTCGACATCTACACGCCCGGACTCCGGCTGCCCTTCGCCGGCCACCCGCTGGTCGGGGCGGCCTGGCTGCTCGACCTGGAGGTGGTCTGTCCGCCGGTCGGGGAGGTGTGGGTGCGCGGGGACGGCGAGTTCACCTGGATCGAGGCCCGCGCCGAATGGGCCCCGCCGCGCACCCTGCGCCAGTACGCCTCCGCCGCCGAGGTGGAGGCCCTGGAGGTGCCGGAACCCGGCGAGTGGGTCTACGCCTGGGCCTGGGAGGAGGAGGCCGCGGGCCGTGTGCGGGCCCGGGCCTTCCCGGGGCGCGGCGACGGCATCGACGAGGACGAGGCGACGGGCGCGGCGGCGCTGCTGCTCACGGCGCAGCTGGGCCGGGCCCTCAACATCACCCAGGGCCGGGGCTCGCAGCTGCTCACCGCCCCCGGCCCCGACGGCATCGTCGAACTCGGCGGCAGGGTCCGCCTGGAGCGGACCCTCGCCCTGTGA
- a CDS encoding TetR/AcrR family transcriptional regulator, whose product MSDTKAPDASRRSERSRRAIYAAALDLVSEQGYAKTTVEGIAARAGVGKQTIYRWWPANSKAAVLLEAFLDLADQAARAVGAEDAGAGIPDTGDLAADLRLVLRATVDELNDPVFDRPTRALAAEGIVDPALGAEFTAKLLEPQLQAYVRRIEAAQAAGDADPDVDPRLALELLVGPLHHRWLHRTLPLTHAYADSLVDLVLRGLAPRT is encoded by the coding sequence ATGTCCGACACCAAGGCACCCGACGCCTCCCGCCGCAGCGAACGCTCCCGCCGCGCCATCTACGCCGCCGCCCTCGACCTCGTCTCCGAGCAGGGCTACGCGAAGACCACCGTCGAGGGAATCGCCGCCCGCGCCGGCGTCGGCAAGCAGACCATCTACCGCTGGTGGCCCGCCAACTCCAAGGCCGCCGTCCTCCTGGAAGCGTTCCTCGACCTCGCCGACCAGGCCGCCCGCGCCGTCGGTGCCGAGGACGCCGGAGCCGGGATCCCCGACACCGGAGACCTCGCCGCCGACCTGAGGCTCGTGCTGCGCGCCACCGTCGACGAGCTCAACGACCCGGTCTTCGACCGCCCCACCCGCGCGCTCGCCGCCGAGGGCATCGTCGACCCCGCACTCGGCGCCGAGTTCACCGCCAAACTCCTGGAACCCCAGCTCCAGGCGTACGTCCGCCGCATCGAGGCCGCCCAGGCCGCCGGCGACGCCGACCCCGACGTCGACCCCCGCCTCGCCCTCGAACTGCTGGTCGGCCCCCTCCACCACCGCTGGCTGCACCGCACCCTGCCGCTCACCCACGCCTACGCCGACTCCCTCGTCGACCTGGTCCTGCGCGGCCTCGCCCCCCGCACCTGA
- a CDS encoding biliverdin-producing heme oxygenase, with translation MDTVDTPDTPFSTLIRTASHEQHTEAESSTFMSDLLGGRLAVDAYARYTEQLWFVYRALEDGAEALRSDPVAGPFIRPELFRTAALERDLAHLRGPGWRAGLSALPATEAYAARVAECARDWPAGYVAHHYTRYLGDLSGGQIIRDRVERTWGFARKGDGVRFYVFDAIPNPAAFKRTYRELLDRVNADDLEKQRIVDECKRAFDFNGAVFRELAAEFPLSAA, from the coding sequence TTGGACACGGTGGACACGCCGGACACGCCCTTCTCGACGCTCATCCGCACCGCCTCGCACGAGCAGCACACGGAAGCGGAGTCGTCCACGTTCATGAGCGACCTCCTCGGCGGACGTCTGGCCGTCGACGCCTACGCGCGCTACACGGAGCAGCTCTGGTTCGTGTACCGGGCCCTGGAGGACGGTGCCGAGGCCCTGCGGAGCGACCCGGTCGCCGGACCGTTCATACGGCCGGAGCTGTTCCGCACGGCCGCCCTGGAGCGGGACCTCGCCCATCTGCGCGGCCCCGGCTGGCGCGCCGGTCTCTCCGCCCTGCCGGCGACGGAGGCGTACGCGGCGCGGGTCGCCGAGTGCGCCCGGGACTGGCCGGCCGGTTATGTGGCGCACCACTACACCCGCTATCTGGGAGACCTGTCGGGCGGTCAGATCATCCGTGACCGGGTGGAGCGGACCTGGGGCTTCGCGCGCAAGGGCGACGGCGTGCGGTTCTACGTCTTCGACGCGATCCCCAACCCGGCCGCCTTCAAGCGGACCTACCGGGAGCTGCTCGACCGGGTGAACGCCGACGACCTGGAGAAGCAGCGCATCGTCGACGAGTGCAAGCGGGCCTTCGACTTCAACGGGGCGGTGTTCCGCGAGCTGGCCGCCGAGTTCCCGCTCAGCGCCGCCTGA
- a CDS encoding alkaline phosphatase D family protein: protein MTTTHTRTGTRTGTRADAYAAELRAAARHVGRRRFLTATGAAAALAFAVNLPAAGTAAAAELDGRRITEDPFTLGVASGDPLPHSVLLWTRLAPRPYEPGGGLPAGTRVTVEWELAHDEHFRRGVRRGTATAHAEFDHTVHVEAVGLAPGRDHFYRFRAGAWTSPVGRTRTAPAPGARPAAVKFAAVSCQAYHDGYFTAHRHLADEDLDVVFHLGDYLYEYAVDATGGARAYTDRTLPDVFARETVTLEDYRLRYALYKSDPDLRAAHAAHPFAVTWDDHETENNYAGGTPENGVPPEEFLIRRAAAYRAYWENQPLRRPQRPTGPDMRLYRRLRFGRLAQFDILDTRQYRSDQAYGDGWQTPGPASEDPSRTMTGATQERWLLDGWQDSLATWNVVPQQVVFSERRNLPTDAYKVSMDSWDGYPASRQRVLAGARAAGIENLMVLTGDVHVAYGLDIKADFRDPASRTVGTEIVTTSVSSGRNGSERPANYDNLTRANPHLRFYDGRRGYVTVALTEDSARADFRTVTAVTTPGAPVATAASFVTEAGRPGLTPA, encoded by the coding sequence ATGACCACCACGCACACCCGCACCGGCACCCGCACCGGCACCCGCGCCGACGCCTACGCGGCCGAACTGCGGGCCGCGGCCCGGCACGTCGGGCGCCGCCGCTTCCTCACGGCCACCGGCGCCGCCGCCGCGCTCGCCTTCGCCGTGAACCTCCCTGCCGCCGGTACGGCGGCCGCCGCCGAGCTCGACGGCCGGCGCATCACCGAGGACCCGTTCACCCTGGGGGTGGCCTCCGGCGACCCGCTGCCGCACTCCGTCCTCCTGTGGACCCGGCTCGCCCCGCGCCCGTACGAGCCCGGCGGCGGCCTGCCCGCCGGTACCCGGGTGACGGTCGAGTGGGAGCTCGCCCACGACGAGCACTTCCGCCGGGGCGTCCGGCGCGGCACCGCGACCGCGCACGCCGAGTTCGACCACACCGTCCACGTCGAGGCCGTCGGCCTCGCCCCCGGCCGCGACCACTTCTACCGCTTCCGCGCCGGCGCCTGGACCAGCCCCGTCGGCCGCACCCGCACCGCACCCGCCCCCGGGGCCCGGCCCGCCGCCGTGAAGTTCGCCGCGGTCTCCTGCCAGGCGTACCACGACGGCTATTTCACGGCCCACCGCCACCTGGCGGACGAGGACCTCGACGTCGTCTTCCACCTCGGCGACTACCTCTACGAGTACGCCGTCGACGCCACCGGCGGCGCCCGCGCCTACACCGACCGCACCCTGCCGGACGTCTTCGCCCGCGAGACCGTGACCCTGGAGGACTACCGGCTGCGCTACGCCCTCTACAAGAGCGACCCGGACCTCAGGGCCGCGCACGCCGCCCACCCCTTCGCCGTCACCTGGGACGACCACGAGACGGAGAACAACTACGCGGGCGGGACACCGGAGAACGGCGTCCCGCCGGAGGAGTTCCTGATCCGCCGCGCCGCCGCCTACCGCGCCTACTGGGAGAACCAGCCGCTGCGCCGCCCCCAGCGGCCCACCGGCCCCGACATGCGGCTCTACCGGCGGCTGCGCTTCGGCCGGCTCGCCCAGTTCGACATCCTCGACACCCGTCAGTACCGCTCCGACCAGGCGTACGGCGACGGCTGGCAGACGCCCGGCCCCGCGTCCGAGGACCCCTCGCGCACCATGACCGGCGCCACCCAGGAGCGCTGGCTCCTCGACGGCTGGCAGGACTCTCTCGCCACCTGGAACGTCGTGCCCCAGCAGGTCGTCTTCTCCGAGCGCCGCAACCTGCCCACCGACGCGTACAAGGTCTCCATGGACTCCTGGGACGGCTACCCCGCCTCCCGGCAGCGGGTCCTCGCGGGGGCGCGGGCCGCCGGGATCGAGAACCTGATGGTGCTCACCGGAGACGTCCACGTCGCCTACGGCCTCGACATCAAGGCCGACTTCCGCGACCCGGCCTCCCGGACCGTCGGCACCGAGATCGTCACCACCTCCGTCAGCAGCGGAAGGAACGGCTCCGAACGGCCCGCCAACTACGACAACCTGACCCGCGCCAACCCGCACCTGCGCTTCTACGACGGACGGCGCGGTTACGTCACGGTCGCCCTCACCGAGGACAGCGCCCGTGCCGACTTCCGTACGGTCACCGCGGTGACCACCCCGGGCGCCCCGGTCGCCACGGCCGCCTCGTTCGTCACGGAGGCCGGAAGGCCCGGCCTCACGCCCGCCTGA
- a CDS encoding nuclear transport factor 2 family protein yields the protein MTFPVDRLSDPTVRAFVEALNANDQSALDELLTPDATMSDDGSDRNVREWLDREVFSSNGHMEVEDETDGGLGLVATYRNDRWGAMRTAWRFTVEGGKVTRFETGQASAD from the coding sequence ATGACCTTTCCCGTGGACCGGCTCAGCGACCCCACCGTGCGGGCCTTCGTCGAAGCCCTCAACGCCAACGACCAGTCAGCCCTGGACGAACTCCTCACCCCCGACGCCACCATGTCCGACGACGGGTCGGACCGGAACGTGCGGGAATGGCTCGACCGGGAGGTCTTCTCCTCCAACGGCCACATGGAGGTCGAGGACGAGACGGACGGCGGCCTGGGTCTCGTCGCCACCTACCGCAACGACCGGTGGGGCGCCATGCGGACCGCGTGGCGCTTCACGGTGGAGGGCGGCAAGGTCACCCGCTTCGAGACGGGGCAGGCGTCCGCCGACTAG
- a CDS encoding small ribosomal subunit Rsm22 family protein produces the protein MNASSPSADTLRSALGAVLDGLPPRQAAQAVERLIANYRGATPTHAPVLRDRSDVAAYAAYRMPATFEAVRAALYALADAAPDWAPATHTDIGGGTGAASWAVAEAWEGAARTTVLDWAEPALAIGAELARGVFDADWRRERIGGALRLADTDLVTVSYVLNELTEADRTALVTEAARAARAVVIVEPGTPDGYERIIAARGLLIEHGFTVAAPCPHSGACPIVPGTDWCHFAARVSRSSLHRKVKGGSLPYEDEKYAYVAATRFPVTPAVSRVTRKPQIRKGQVLLELCGPDGLARETVTKRHGALYKEARDTDWGDPWPPEAD, from the coding sequence GTGAACGCCTCGTCCCCCTCCGCCGACACCCTGCGCAGCGCGCTCGGCGCGGTCCTCGACGGACTGCCGCCCCGGCAGGCCGCGCAGGCCGTCGAGCGGCTGATCGCCAACTACCGGGGCGCCACCCCGACCCACGCGCCCGTGCTGCGCGACCGGTCCGACGTCGCCGCCTACGCCGCGTACCGGATGCCCGCCACCTTCGAAGCCGTACGGGCCGCCCTGTACGCCCTCGCGGACGCCGCGCCCGACTGGGCGCCCGCCACGCACACCGACATCGGCGGCGGGACCGGCGCGGCGAGCTGGGCGGTCGCCGAGGCGTGGGAGGGCGCCGCCCGCACCACCGTCCTGGACTGGGCCGAGCCGGCCCTGGCGATCGGGGCCGAGCTCGCCCGGGGCGTCTTCGACGCCGACTGGCGCCGCGAGCGCATCGGCGGGGCGCTGCGCCTGGCCGACACGGACCTGGTCACCGTCTCGTACGTCCTCAACGAGCTCACCGAGGCGGACCGCACCGCTCTCGTCACCGAGGCCGCCCGTGCCGCGCGGGCGGTCGTGATCGTCGAGCCCGGCACCCCCGACGGCTACGAGCGGATCATCGCCGCCCGCGGCCTGCTGATCGAGCACGGCTTCACCGTCGCCGCGCCCTGCCCGCACAGCGGCGCCTGCCCCATCGTGCCCGGCACGGACTGGTGCCACTTCGCGGCCCGGGTCAGCCGCTCGTCCCTGCACCGGAAGGTCAAGGGCGGCTCGCTGCCGTACGAGGACGAGAAGTACGCCTACGTGGCCGCCACCCGCTTCCCGGTGACCCCGGCGGTCTCCCGGGTGACCCGCAAGCCGCAGATCCGCAAGGGGCAGGTCCTCCTGGAGCTGTGCGGGCCCGACGGACTCGCGCGCGAGACGGTCACCAAGCGGCACGGCGCGCTCTACAAGGAGGCCAGGGACACCGACTGGGGCGACCCCTGGCCCCCCGAGGCGGATTAG
- a CDS encoding Bcr/CflA family multidrug efflux MFS transporter: MPESGRATTDDHIAPAPALSARRAGLLVTLVLGGLTALPPLSMDMYLPALPEVTDALRSPAATIQLTLTACLAGMALGQLVVGPMSDAWGRRRPLLVGMIVYVLATAVCAFAPSAGLLVGFRLLQGLAGAAGIVIARAVVRDLYDGVEMARFFSTLMLISGAAPIVAPLIGGQILRITDWRGVFHVLTGVGVVLTLVVWRFLHETLPPERRHAGGVREALRTMRGLLADRVFTGYMLAGGLAFAALFAYISASPFVVQEIYGASPQTFSLLFGLNSVGLVAVGQINGKLLVGRVSLDKALGWGLGIILLAAVALLLMTSGVLGEPGLPAVAAGLFVLMSAMGLAMPNTNAQALMRTPHAAGSASALLGTSSFLIGAVASPLVGIAGETTAVPMAVVQLVCATAALACFLLMCRPWRAARTD, encoded by the coding sequence ATGCCGGAGAGCGGCCGGGCCACCACCGACGATCACATAGCGCCCGCACCGGCCCTCTCCGCACGGAGGGCCGGGCTGCTCGTCACCCTCGTCCTCGGCGGCCTCACCGCCCTCCCGCCGCTCTCCATGGACATGTACCTGCCGGCCCTGCCGGAGGTCACCGACGCGCTGCGCTCACCCGCCGCCACCATCCAGCTCACCCTGACCGCCTGCCTCGCCGGCATGGCGCTCGGCCAGCTCGTCGTCGGCCCCATGAGCGACGCGTGGGGCCGGCGGCGGCCCCTGCTCGTCGGCATGATCGTGTACGTCCTCGCCACCGCCGTGTGCGCCTTCGCGCCCTCCGCCGGACTCCTCGTCGGCTTCCGGCTCCTCCAGGGCCTCGCGGGCGCCGCCGGCATCGTCATCGCCCGCGCCGTCGTCCGCGACCTCTACGACGGCGTCGAGATGGCCCGCTTCTTCTCCACCCTCATGCTCATCTCCGGGGCCGCGCCCATCGTCGCCCCGCTCATCGGCGGCCAGATCCTGCGGATCACCGACTGGCGGGGCGTCTTCCACGTCCTCACCGGCGTCGGAGTCGTCCTCACCCTGGTCGTCTGGCGCTTCCTCCACGAGACCCTGCCGCCCGAGCGGCGCCACGCGGGCGGCGTCCGCGAAGCCCTGCGCACCATGCGCGGCCTCCTCGCCGACCGCGTCTTCACCGGCTACATGCTGGCCGGCGGCCTGGCCTTCGCCGCCCTCTTCGCCTACATCAGCGCCTCGCCCTTCGTCGTCCAGGAGATCTACGGCGCCTCCCCGCAGACCTTCAGCCTGCTCTTCGGGCTCAACTCCGTCGGACTCGTCGCCGTCGGCCAGATCAACGGCAAGCTGCTCGTCGGCCGGGTCAGCCTCGACAAGGCGCTCGGCTGGGGCCTCGGCATCATCCTGCTCGCCGCCGTCGCCCTGCTCCTGATGACCAGCGGCGTCCTCGGCGAGCCCGGACTCCCGGCCGTGGCCGCCGGGCTCTTCGTCCTGATGTCGGCCATGGGCCTCGCCATGCCCAACACCAACGCCCAGGCCCTGATGCGCACCCCGCACGCCGCCGGCTCCGCCTCCGCCCTGCTCGGCACCTCCTCCTTCCTCATCGGCGCCGTCGCCTCGCCCCTCGTCGGCATCGCGGGCGAGACCACCGCCGTCCCCATGGCCGTCGTCCAGCTCGTCTGCGCCACCGCCGCCCTCGCCTGCTTCCTGCTGATGTGCCGCCCCTGGCGCGCCGCCCGCACGGACTGA
- a CDS encoding SDR family oxidoreductase, giving the protein MRTDTRTGARVAVVTGAGSGIGRSVARALAEAGWRVALAGRRPEPLEETAAPLPPEDVLCVPTDVTSAAQVAALFAAVRDRFGRVDLLFNNAGSFAGGGVPVEDLDPETWRAVVDVNLTGAFLCAQAAFRAMKEQSPQGGRIINNGSISAHVPRPHSIAYTATKHAVTGLTKSLSLDGRPYRIACGQIDIGNAATDMTARMQTGILQANGELAVEPVMDAADVAATVVHMAGLPLEANVQFATVMATTMPYIGRG; this is encoded by the coding sequence ATGAGGACGGACACGAGGACCGGGGCGCGCGTCGCGGTGGTGACGGGAGCCGGGTCGGGCATCGGCCGGAGCGTGGCGCGGGCGCTCGCGGAGGCGGGCTGGAGGGTGGCGCTCGCGGGCCGCCGCCCGGAGCCCCTGGAGGAGACGGCGGCGCCCCTTCCGCCGGAGGACGTCCTGTGCGTCCCGACGGACGTGACCTCCGCCGCCCAGGTCGCGGCCCTCTTCGCGGCGGTACGGGACCGGTTCGGCCGGGTCGACCTGCTCTTCAACAACGCGGGCAGCTTCGCGGGCGGCGGCGTGCCGGTGGAGGACCTCGATCCGGAGACCTGGCGCGCGGTCGTGGACGTCAACCTGACGGGGGCCTTCCTGTGCGCGCAGGCCGCCTTCCGGGCGATGAAGGAGCAGTCCCCCCAGGGCGGCCGGATCATCAACAACGGCTCGATCTCGGCCCATGTGCCGCGCCCGCACTCGATCGCGTACACGGCGACGAAGCACGCCGTGACGGGCCTGACGAAGTCCCTGTCCCTCGACGGCCGCCCGTACCGGATCGCCTGCGGCCAGATCGACATCGGCAACGCGGCGACCGACATGACGGCCCGCATGCAGACGGGGATCCTCCAGGCCAACGGCGAGCTGGCGGTCGAACCGGTGATGGACGCGGCGGACGTGGCGGCGACGGTGGTGCACATGGCGGGCCTGCCGCTGGAGGCGAACGTGCAGTTCGCGACGGTGATGGCGACGACGATGCCGTATATCGGGCGAGGGTGA